The sequence below is a genomic window from Vibrio mangrovi.
AACCAATAGTAGTAGTAACCAATAGCAGTAATACGGCAGGAACCCATGTTGTCCTGCCGTGACACACGACTGAGAATCAGATGAAGACTTCAGAATCGACCAGAGGTAACCGGTTAATCTCCGGCTCAGCAAAATAGAATCCCTGCATAAACCGAATACCAGCCTGTTGTAGCCAGAGCATTTCTTCTTTCGATTCTATCCCCTCGGCAATCACATCAATATTCAGTTCGTTCATCATGCTCAGTGAATGTTTAAGAATACACTGTCTGATCGCGTCCTTATCAATCTCCCGAATCAACGACATGTCCAGTTTGACAATGTCGGTTTGTAAATCAGCAAGCAACCCCAATCCGGAATAGCCGGAACCGAAGTCATCGATCGCTGTTTTGAAGCCCATATCCCGATAGGTCCGGATAATTTCAAGCATACCTGAAATATCTTCAATCTCCTCAACTTCAGTAAACTCGAAAATAATATTCTCAGTCGGAAACTTAAACCGTCCGGCAACTTCCAGTGTCGCCTGCAAACACTGTTCAGGATGAACAATCGCATTCGGCAGAAAATTAATACTCAATAGTAAATCCAGACCGAGACGCGACGCATTCTCAATCGCCCTGACCCGGCACATTTGATCAAATGCGTAACGACTGTCGTTTTTTACCGAAGCAATGACAACATCGGCATCTTCATTATTCTGACCCCGAACAAGTGCTTCATAGCCAACGATTCTCTTTTCCTGACAATCAACAATCGGTTGAAATGCCGTTAAAAAGTGCCCCATGTTTTCCTCACTCTGACACGGTCCACTGTACAACTGATGTTCCGAGGACTTTGATTTCATAGATTATCGCCTCTGCGTCAAAAATATTGTCACACTAACCCTAGCCGCCTCTTATCACTTACACAAGTAACTTCATTCACACATATTTATAACCATCTGATAAGCATGATATATGCATACATTTTATGATCAATGAAATCACTTGTTTCATGAGAATGTGATTTAGATGTTGCTGAATCGTCAATATATTGACTGATAAAAATATTAAAACCGGGACACTCAGCGTCTCGTCGTACCGGATTGGGAGAGATGAGAATCTGAAGGAATTTTCAGGCTTAACCCGTATTTTTTATCTTTTATCTCCAAAAATACAAATCATTACATAGACATATACAGACAGCATTTTATAACAGAAATGCAATGATAATAAATATATCAATATACATCTTTACCCAAACATAGTTTTATTGTGTAATCCTGCGGCAACATTTTGTTGCCGGGTTTAACACAACATCAAATGGATAAAAAATGAACAATATCAATAACACAACAATGGCAGGTCCATGGTCAAGACTTGAACTATGGAAGAAAATCCTGCTCGGCATGATTTTAGGTGTCATTGTCGGCGCGTTCATGGGACCACAAGCCGAACTTTTGAAACCGATCGGAACTCTGTTTATTAACGCAATAAAAATGCTCATCGTTCCTCTGGTCTTCTGCTCTCTGGTTGTCGGGATCACATCAATGAAAGATACCCGCAAAATGGGACGGATCGGATTCAAGTCAATTGTATTGTATTTAGGGACAACCGCCGTCGCGATTTCAATCGGTTTGGTACTGGCAGCAATCGTTGCCCCGGGAGAAGGATTGCATATGGTTGCTTCTAACCCGGATGCTATCGGTAAAGACGCACCGCCGCTAATTCAGACACTGCTGAACATTATCCCGAAAAACCCTGTTGGCGCCCTTGCTGCCGGTAACATTCTGCAAATCATCATTTTCGCACTGGGGCTTGGGGTTTCACTGGCAATGATCGGAGAAAAAGGGGAACCGGCAGTAAAAGTCTTCGAAAGCCTGGCTGAAGCCATGTATAAACTGACGGCACTCATCATGAAGTTTGCACCTTACGGCGTATTCGGCCTGATGGCCTGGGTTGCCGGGGTTTACGGGATCGACGTCCTGCTGCCGTTGATCAAAGTGATTGCTACCGTTTATGTCGGTGCATTACTGCATGTCCTGATCTTCTACACGGGCACGCTCGCGATTCTGGGACGTCTGAATCCGATCCGTTATCTGAAAAGCCTGACCAATCCGGCGGCAGTTGCTTTCACAACCACCAGCAGCTCCGGTACTCTGCCTGCAACAATCAAAGCATCTCAGGAAGAACTCGGCGTTTCAAAAAGTGTTTCCAGTTTTGTCCTGCCGCTGGGTGCAACAATTAACATGGATGGTACAGCACTTTATCAGGGCGTTTGTGCGTTGTTCATTGCTCAGGCATTCGGTATCGACCTGACAAGCGCGGACTATCTGACAATTATCCTGACAGCAACACTGGCATCGGTAGGAACCGCCGGAGTCCCGGGTGCAGGATTAATCATGCTTTCTCTGGTTCTGACCACCGTCGGTCTGCCAATTGAAGGTCTGGCAATTGTTGCAGGTATTGACCGCATTCTGGATATGGCCCGTACAACGATTAATGTTTGCGGTGACATGATGGTTGCTGTTCTGGTCGCAAAGAGTGAAAACGAACTGGATACCGAAATTTATTCAAGATCTTAATCTCTTCCCAATTGACAATACCCCGGACACTTCCGGGGTATTTTTTCTGATGTTTCCTGAAAATCAGCTTTTTCCCTGAACATAGACTGTAATCATTATTTAATGCTTTACATATCTGTACATATCATTTACATAATTTTAATATTGCAATCGGATGCATCTACATCTGAACACATATTCGAAATATAATTTTTCAATTTTGTGAGATATCTATTGGCGGACTTCTATAATTATTTATATCAGCAAGAAACTCAGATGCTGATGTCATTGGTGCGTGTTATTAACCATATTAATATTAAGGGTTTTTTCTTATGTTTACGAGCCGACAGTTAAAATCTGATTTACAAAAAACACAACAACAATTACATACTTTACAGGGAACGGCAGAATCTGTTGAGAGACATGTTGCTGTCATTGAGTTCAATGTTGACGGCACCATTGTGAATATCAATGATATTCTCCTGAATACATTAGGATATAAAAAAGAAGAAATCCTCGGTCATCACCACTCCATGCTCTGTTTTGATGATTACAGTCGCAGTAGCGAGTACTCCCAGTTCTGGAAAAGTATCGCAGCAGGCCATTCACAACACGGGACATTCAGACGAAAAAATAAAAGCGGTCAGGACGTCTGGCTAGAAGCAACCTACTTTCCGATCACCATTGACAACAAGGTGGTCCGGGTAATGAAAATTGCCAATGACGTCACTGATAAGTATGAACTTAGTCAGTCCAGAGAGAGCATTCTGGACGCGTTGAATCGTTCTCTGGCTATCATCGAGTTTCAACCCGACGGACACATCATCAGTGCCAATAAAAACTTTCTGCATACCATGGGATACACTCAGGAACAGCTCAAGGGAAAACATCATCGTATGTTCTGTGATGAAGCATTTATCCGGAATAACCCAAATTTCTGGCAGGAATTGAGTCAGGGCCAGTTTAAGTCCGGAAAGTTTCTGCGCATAGCAAGCCACGGTGAACATGTCTGGCTGGAAGCAACCTATAACCCGATTATGGATGCCAAAGGTAAAGTCACAAAAGTGATTAAATTCGCTTCTGATATTACCCAGCAGGAAAGACGTAACATCGCAATTGCCGAATCGACCGATTTAGCCTTCAGCACAGCGGTAGAAACATCTCAAATCGCTAAACAGGGTGCAGACCAGCTTGATGAGGCTGTCGAAGTATCGAAAAGAATTACTCATCAGGTTCAGGAAACTTCAGAGAAAATCCAGTCTCTGAATGATAAATCGAAAAGTATCGAAGAGATTGTCGATACCATTCGCGGAATTGCTGAACAAACCAACCTTCTCGCCCTCAATGCAGCAATTGAGGCCGCTCGTGCCGGAGAACAGGGACGCGGCTTTGCCGTCGTTGCCGATGAAGTTCGTAAACTGGCTTCCCGGACAGCACAATCGACGGAAGAAATAGCCAATGTCGTGCATGAAACCCATCAACTGATGCTGTCTGCAACTTCAGCCATGTCTGAAGTAAATCAGATTGCCGGAGAAGGTATGAATAAAATATCCCAGGTCGCAACTGTCATCGATGAAATTTATCGGGGAGCAGAGAACATTTCCCGTTCCGTCAGTGAGTTAAACGAAAAACTTTAACCTGTGTATAAATTCGGTTCTTCAGGATGTACCTTCTGTCACCTCCACTTAGGGAGGTGACATTCCTCCGGAGAATCTATTTCAGTTCACCGTATCTCTCCAGAAACAGAACCGTCGCTGCCGTTCGGGAAGGAACACAGAGTTTTCTCAGCAAACTTTTCATATGAACCTTAACTGTCGACTCCGAAATAAAAAGACGATCAGCAATCTGCTTATTACGAAACCCTTTCGCAACTTCTCCCAGAATCTGAAGCTCACGCTCTGTCAGCATATCAAACCGATTGACCTGATCCTTATTCTCCCGCAGATGCCTGACCACAAAATCACTGTAGACTTTATTCCCCCGGACAGCTTCCTTCATCAGTTCTACCAGTTCATCCGGCTCGGTGTCTTTCAGTAAATAACCATCGGCACCAGCTTTGACCAGCGCTTCAATATCCGCGGCACTGTCAGAGACAGTCAGAATCACAATGATTGCCTGAGACTCATCGGCTCTGAGCGCTTTGAGGGTGTCTAGTCCGGACATCCCTTTCATATTCAGATCCAGCAGAATCAAATCTGGTTCAAGCTCATGTGCCAAAGCCACCGCCTCAGTTCCGTTACCGGCTTCGCCAATTACCTCGAATTCTTCCTCAAAACTTAATAATTGCGCGATCCCTTTACGCATCAGCGGGTGATCATCAACCAAGATTACTTTATACATTGCTTATGATAGTTCCTGTGTTTTTTGATAAACCAGAGTCACCGTACAACCGGCGTCTGGTGTAGATTCGACCGACAATTCTCCACCCAATCGGGACGCCCGCTCCCGCATAATTGTCATGCCGTAATGGTTCAGCTCAGCTTCCTGACGGTTAAAACCAATACCATCATCACTGACAGTCACAACAATCTGTGTCTCATTTTCACGGCAAAGAATTTCGATTCTGCTGGCCTGAGCATGTTTGATCGCATTGAGTGTTGCCTCCCGGATCAGCTGCAACAGGTGAACCTGCTGATGCGCATCCAGAGCCAGAGACGAAAGGACGTTCTCCAGAGAAATAGTGACTTCTGTGTGTTCTCCCAGTTGCTGTACCATACCTTCCAGCGCCTGTGCAAAATTACCTTCTTTAATTGTAAGACGAAAAGTAGTCAGAAGTTCCCGCAACTGTGTATAAGCACTGCTCAGGGCATTATCGATATCGGTAATGACAGCCTCAACCTGAGCCGTCGCCTGCTGCTCAATATTTTGTTTTAAAATACATTGGGCCAAAGTTCTCTTTAACAGGACAACCTGAATCTTCAGATAAGAGAGTGACTGAGCCAACGAATCATGTAGCTCACGGGCAATTGTCGCCCGTTCTTCCATCAACAGCAGTTGCTCGGCCTGTCGCTGAGAGCGATTGAAAAAAACAGCCCGGGCAAGTATCTGAGAGAAATTTTCCACCAGCGTCTGATCCGGACTGGGCAAGGTATATTCCAGATATAAGCAACCAAGGTGCTGCTGATCAAGCTCCATTGGCAACATGTGCAGGTTTTCTTGTCCGATACTGCCTTCCTGAAGCGTCCAGCTGATTTCATCTTCCCCTCCGACTTCCAGGCGGACAGCTTTGATTCCGTCAATACTTTTGATATGTTTTAAAATCGCCTGAAAATTTTCTCGGGTGATTCTGGAAGCCGTCAGCTCCTGTGAAGAATCATAAAGCACCTTCAAAGAGTGATTCGCATACTGAAGTTTTCGGGTTTTTTCATCAACAGCCTGTTCTAATCCCCGGTAGAGTTTCCCCAAATCCTGAGCCATATGATTGAATGTCCGGGTCAGAATTCCCATTTCACTCTGACTGCCGGAACTCAGCACGACGTCGAAATTGCGGTTCTGAATCCGGCGACTTGCAACCAGCAACGCTTTCAATGGCTTCACGACTTCCCTGCGGATAAAGCGCACCACATAAACCGAAATCAGCAGAATACCGCCTAATCCGAGAGCACCAACCCAGGCCAGATCGATCAGTTTCCGTTCAGAGTAACGTTGCAGAAGAAAGACGAAATGATCAATCTGTGCGACAAAACTTGCGACCTGATTCAGATATTCTTCAGCATGATCGGACTGAAGAATCGCTTTCAGCGTTTGCCAGCGTAAAATAATCTGTTGGTAACTATGCTGAATTTCTTCCGGAACAAACCGACTGCGTAACGCCGACATCGATGGTGCATGAATCGATGCTTCAAAATTTTCAATATGTTGCACGTACTGTCCTGAATGACTCTGAATATCATAAGCCAGACGGTAACTTTGCATCCGCATCGAGCCCGAAACATTCACCGCCTCAGCATCATTCAGCGACCAGGCTAATGTCACAATAGCAATGCTGGTCGTCACCACAGAAAGCAGCAGGATAAGCAACATGGCTTTTGCTATGGTTCCGGTAACTGATCCTGCTCCGGTAACTGATTTTTCCGCGTGATTGACCAACCTGACTTCCTCCGTGTCGTATCTATTTGATCATGTTCAACAAAGTTGTAATTGCTATTTATTAAGAATACATCATTTCGGATAAATATAACGAATTAGCCCAACAGCGCCCGGATAATGTCTTTCTCTATATCGTCCATACGCCACAAATAATAAACTTATAAATAAGGATTAGTTACACCCAGAACATGAAGCAACTCACAACTCCCGTGAATGACTAGTTGATCTAAAACAAGATTCCCCCCCATTTACCCCCTTGGTAGTATTTCAGTCCGCAGCCCGACACCTACAATTGATGGAAATAATAATTTCCGAATATTTCCAGCTTGCTGTGAATCAATGCTGAGCATTAATGGGTGGTACGAGTGATCGATCGGACAAGACGACATTTATTTCATCGGACGACACCACAGGAGCAACCACCTGCCTTGCCCTGGATTCAGGATTTAACCGCATTTTTCGAACACTGCGTCCGTTGCAGTCAGTGTATTGATGCCTGTGAAACTCAGATTATTGTTCATGGTGACGGTGGCTTTCCTCAGGTCGACTTCCACACCGGAGAATGTACGTTTTGCTATCAATGTGCAGCAGCCTGCCCGGAGAAGTTATTTCTCCCGGAAACCGCCTCTCCCTGGAATGCCAAAGCCACTGTCAGTGCCAAGTGTCTGGCACAACAAAATGTTGAGTGCAGAAGTTGCCATGACAGCTGTGAACCGGCTGCGATTCAGTTCCGGCTTCAGCCGGGTAAAGTCGCCCAGCCGCAAATCAATCCGGAATTATGTAACGGATGTGGTGCCTGTGTTGCCGGGTGCCCGACTCAGGCGATCACCGTCTGCCACCAAACACAGGATGTCATTCAGGATGCAATGTAACGAGGTCCATATTTCAAGTCTGGTTGTGCATGCCGTCCCGGATGCACTGCCAACGATTAAGCCACAGATTACCGTACTTCCCGGAGCTGAAATCTACGGGGAGAGCGAAGAAGGAAAGCTGGTGGTCGTGCTGGAAAGCACCCATCAGGGATTTATTACTGACACCATTGATGTCATTCACCAGATGCATGGCGTCTTGGGTGTGGCATTGGTTTACCACCAAATTGATTCGGAAGATGCCGACGAAACAGACACGGGCGTTTCCATTCATGAGACTGAGGGCGATGTATGAGCATTACAAGAAGAGCATTTTTAAAGGCCAATGCAGCAGCCTCGGCAGCCGCCGTTGCCGGAGTAACACTGCCGACATCGGCAACCAATCTGATTGCAAGTTCAGATCAAAGCAAAATTCACTGGGATAAAGCCCCGTGTCGCTTCTGTGGTACAGGCTGTTCGGTACTGGTCGGCACTCAGGATGATCGGATTGTTGCGACTCAGGGTGATCCGCTGGCTCCGGTCAATAAAGGTCTCAACTGTATCAAGGGATATTTCCTGTCAAAAATCATGTACGGTCAGGATCGTCTGACTCAACCGTTACTCAGAATGAAAGACGGGCAATTTCACAAAGACGGAGAATTCACGCCGGTCTCCTGGGACACCGCTTTTGATGTCATGGCCGAGAAGTGGAAAGCGGCTTTGAAAAAACGCGGACCAACTTCAGTCGGGATGTTTGGCTCAGGCCAGTGGACTGTGATGGAAGGTTACGCTGCCGTAAAACTGATGAAAGCCGGTTTCCGTTCCAATAACATCGATCCAAACGCCCGTCACTGTATGGCGTCTGCTGTCGGTGGAT
It includes:
- a CDS encoding EAL domain-containing protein; translation: MKSKSSEHQLYSGPCQSEENMGHFLTAFQPIVDCQEKRIVGYEALVRGQNNEDADVVIASVKNDSRYAFDQMCRVRAIENASRLGLDLLLSINFLPNAIVHPEQCLQATLEVAGRFKFPTENIIFEFTEVEEIEDISGMLEIIRTYRDMGFKTAIDDFGSGYSGLGLLADLQTDIVKLDMSLIREIDKDAIRQCILKHSLSMMNELNIDVIAEGIESKEEMLWLQQAGIRFMQGFYFAEPEINRLPLVDSEVFI
- a CDS encoding dicarboxylate/amino acid:cation symporter, translating into MNNINNTTMAGPWSRLELWKKILLGMILGVIVGAFMGPQAELLKPIGTLFINAIKMLIVPLVFCSLVVGITSMKDTRKMGRIGFKSIVLYLGTTAVAISIGLVLAAIVAPGEGLHMVASNPDAIGKDAPPLIQTLLNIIPKNPVGALAAGNILQIIIFALGLGVSLAMIGEKGEPAVKVFESLAEAMYKLTALIMKFAPYGVFGLMAWVAGVYGIDVLLPLIKVIATVYVGALLHVLIFYTGTLAILGRLNPIRYLKSLTNPAAVAFTTTSSSGTLPATIKASQEELGVSKSVSSFVLPLGATINMDGTALYQGVCALFIAQAFGIDLTSADYLTIILTATLASVGTAGVPGAGLIMLSLVLTTVGLPIEGLAIVAGIDRILDMARTTINVCGDMMVAVLVAKSENELDTEIYSRS
- a CDS encoding methyl-accepting chemotaxis protein: MFTSRQLKSDLQKTQQQLHTLQGTAESVERHVAVIEFNVDGTIVNINDILLNTLGYKKEEILGHHHSMLCFDDYSRSSEYSQFWKSIAAGHSQHGTFRRKNKSGQDVWLEATYFPITIDNKVVRVMKIANDVTDKYELSQSRESILDALNRSLAIIEFQPDGHIISANKNFLHTMGYTQEQLKGKHHRMFCDEAFIRNNPNFWQELSQGQFKSGKFLRIASHGEHVWLEATYNPIMDAKGKVTKVIKFASDITQQERRNIAIAESTDLAFSTAVETSQIAKQGADQLDEAVEVSKRITHQVQETSEKIQSLNDKSKSIEEIVDTIRGIAEQTNLLALNAAIEAARAGEQGRGFAVVADEVRKLASRTAQSTEEIANVVHETHQLMLSATSAMSEVNQIAGEGMNKISQVATVIDEIYRGAENISRSVSELNEKL
- a CDS encoding response regulator, which gives rise to MYKVILVDDHPLMRKGIAQLLSFEEEFEVIGEAGNGTEAVALAHELEPDLILLDLNMKGMSGLDTLKALRADESQAIIVILTVSDSAADIEALVKAGADGYLLKDTEPDELVELMKEAVRGNKVYSDFVVRHLRENKDQVNRFDMLTERELQILGEVAKGFRNKQIADRLFISESTVKVHMKSLLRKLCVPSRTAATVLFLERYGELK
- the narQ gene encoding nitrate/nitrite two-component system sensor histidine kinase NarQ, with the protein product MVNHAEKSVTGAGSVTGTIAKAMLLILLLSVVTTSIAIVTLAWSLNDAEAVNVSGSMRMQSYRLAYDIQSHSGQYVQHIENFEASIHAPSMSALRSRFVPEEIQHSYQQIILRWQTLKAILQSDHAEEYLNQVASFVAQIDHFVFLLQRYSERKLIDLAWVGALGLGGILLISVYVVRFIRREVVKPLKALLVASRRIQNRNFDVVLSSGSQSEMGILTRTFNHMAQDLGKLYRGLEQAVDEKTRKLQYANHSLKVLYDSSQELTASRITRENFQAILKHIKSIDGIKAVRLEVGGEDEISWTLQEGSIGQENLHMLPMELDQQHLGCLYLEYTLPSPDQTLVENFSQILARAVFFNRSQRQAEQLLLMEERATIARELHDSLAQSLSYLKIQVVLLKRTLAQCILKQNIEQQATAQVEAVITDIDNALSSAYTQLRELLTTFRLTIKEGNFAQALEGMVQQLGEHTEVTISLENVLSSLALDAHQQVHLLQLIREATLNAIKHAQASRIEILCRENETQIVVTVSDDGIGFNRQEAELNHYGMTIMRERASRLGGELSVESTPDAGCTVTLVYQKTQELS
- the napF gene encoding ferredoxin-type protein NapF; its protein translation is MIDRTRRHLFHRTTPQEQPPALPWIQDLTAFFEHCVRCSQCIDACETQIIVHGDGGFPQVDFHTGECTFCYQCAAACPEKLFLPETASPWNAKATVSAKCLAQQNVECRSCHDSCEPAAIQFRLQPGKVAQPQINPELCNGCGACVAGCPTQAITVCHQTQDVIQDAM
- a CDS encoding chaperone NapD, translated to MQCNEVHISSLVVHAVPDALPTIKPQITVLPGAEIYGESEEGKLVVVLESTHQGFITDTIDVIHQMHGVLGVALVYHQIDSEDADETDTGVSIHETEGDV